Proteins co-encoded in one Gossypium arboreum isolate Shixiya-1 chromosome 11, ASM2569848v2, whole genome shotgun sequence genomic window:
- the LOC108473941 gene encoding autophagy-related protein 18f-like codes for MRNSGDGQGQSKTQGGGVVSKSARSSLRAISSYFRIVSSGASTVARSAVSVASSIVDREDDSGYDQVNWAGFDKLEDEKGVIRQVLLLGYWSGFQVWDVEDADNVCDLVSRRDGPISFMQMLPKPVAAKRSGDKFANSRPLLVVCSDGSLSVGTCIQDHSCNGSIPHNNYSGNGSIVSAIVQFYSLRSQSYVHKLNFRSVVYSVRCSSRIVAIALATQIHCFDATTLEREYTILTNPIITSSAGSGGVGYGPLAVGPRWLAYSGSPVVGSNCGRVSPQHLMPSASFPGFSSNGSLVAHYAKESSKQLAAGIVTLGDIGYKKLSRYLPDSYNSVQSGSPGWKGNGNANGHFLDTDNIGMVIVRDIVSKVVIAQFRAHKSPISALCFDPSGTLLVTASVQGHNINVFKILPGLQGSTSACDVPASHSHLYRLQRGFTNAVIQDISFSDDSNWIMISSSRGTSHLFAINSMGGSVSFQSADAGFAPRSSSLGVMTKPQVHWPPNIGVQTPTQSSFCASGPPVTLSVVSRIRNGNNGWRGTVSGAAAAATGRMGSLSGAIASSFHNCKGNNLLFTESNYLKTKYHLLVFSPSGCMIQYALRLSPDQDPTPVVSGLNAAYESTTESDGRLVVEAMQKWNICQKQTRREREDNADIYGENGTSDTGKVYPEEIKEGTTFTNPSTVDKANTNPQEKHNLYISEAELQMHQAQTPLWAKPEIYFQSMVMDDINMADENAFVGEVEIEMLLTRMIGTRKKSLVPVFDYLQSFKFQQARVPTVDSNNNGWLLHQRSGLSENGRLSCRSISGSLNCMTENGDAVDELQNGIEETRLNGRQMPLGTKGFVNRSDSPKTNTRLEIVNNSENSRMEAQLKFVNNNSEDLNMGNLFGDEGDEYD; via the exons ATGAGGAACAGTGGAGATGGACAAGGGCAATCTAAAACGCAAGGTGGTGGTGTCGTTTCCAAGTCAGCTCGGAGTTCATTACGTGCAATTTCCAGTTACTTCAGGATTGTTTCTTCCGGGGCTTCCACTGTGGCACGGTCGGCTGTTTCCGTAGCATCATCGATTGTGGACAGGGAAGACGATTCTGGGTATGATCAG GTTAATTGGGCTGGCTTTGACAAGTTAGAAGATGAGAAAGGTGTCATTCGACAAGTTCTCCTGCTTGGTTATTGGTCGGGTTTTCAGGTTTGGGATGTTGAAGATGCTGATAATGTCTGTGACTTGGTTTCAAGACGTGATGGTCCCATTTCATTTATGCAAATGCTACCAAAACCAGTAGCAGCAAAGAGATCAGGAGACAAGTTTGCAAACAGCCGTCCCCTTTTGGTGGTTTGTTCTGATGGGTCCCTCTCTGTGGGTACTTGTATTCAGGATCATTCTTGCAATGGAAGCATACCACACAACAATTATTCAGGGAATGGTAGCATTGTTTCTGCCATTGTCCAGTTTTATTCCTTGAGATCTCAATCTTATGTACACAAGCTAAACTTTAGATCAGTTGTTTATTCTGTAAGGTGCAGTTCTCGAATTGTTGCTATAGCTCTAGCAACTCAG ATACATTGTTTTGATGCCACCACATTAGAAAGGGAATATACCATTCTTACAAATCCTATAATTACATCCTCCGCTGGTTCTGGAGGTGTAGGTTATGGACCTTTGGCAGTTGGTCCTAGATGGCTGGCTTACAGTGGTAGTCCAGTTGTAGGTTCTAATTGTGGACGTGTCAGTCCACAACATCTTATGCCTTCTGCAAGTTTCCCTGGTTTTTCTTCAAATGGGAGCCTGGTTGCACACTATGCAAAAGAATCAAGCAAGCAACTTGCTGCTGGGATTGTGACCCTAGGAGACATTGGATATAAGAAACTGTCAAGATACTTGCCGGACTCATACAATTCTGTGCAATCGGGAAGTCCTGGCTGGAAAGGAAATGGAAATGCTAATGGTCATTTTCTCGATACTGATAACATTGGAATG GTTATTGTTAGAGATATTGTCAGTAAGGTTGTTATTGCTCAGTTTAGGGCACACAAGAGCCCTATTTCAGCATTATGCTTTGATCCCAGCGGGACACTTCTTGTGACAGCTTCAGTTCAGGGTCATAATATCAACGTGTTCAAGATTTTGCCTGGACTTCAAGGAAGCACTTCTGCTTGTGATGTACCAGCATCACATTCACATCTCTACCGACTGCAGCGTGGTTTTACAAATGCT GTAATACAGGATATTAGTTTCAGTGATGATAGCAACTGGATTATGATTAGTTCTTCAAGAGGGACAAGCCATCTATTTGCTATCAATTCAATGGGTGGATCTGTAAGTTTTCAGTCTGCTGATGCTGGTTTTGCTCCTAGAAGTAGCAGTTTGGGTGTTATGACTAAGCCACAAGTTCATTGGCCACCTAATATAGGAGTGCAAACACCTACTCAATCAAGTTTTTGTGCTTCTGGCCCTCCGGTGACACTTTCTGTTGTTAGCAGAATAAGGAATGGAAATAATGGTTGGAGAGGCACTGTAAGTGGTGCTGCAGCAGCTGCAACAGGCAGGATGGGTTCTCTTTCAGGGGCCATTGCTTCTTCTTTCCATAACTGCAAAGGCAATAATCTTTTGTTTACCGAGAGCAACTATTTGAAGACAAAATATCACCTTCTGGTTTTCTCTCCTTCTGGTTGTATGATACAGTATGCTTTGCGACTGTCCCCTGACCAAGATCCGACACCAGTTGTTTCTGGATTAAATGCAGCATATGAATCAACTACAGAATCTGATGGAAGGTTAGTAGTCGAGGCAATGCAGAAGTGGAATATTTGTCAGAAACAAACCCGAAGAGAGAGAGAAGATAATGCAGACATATATGGCGAGAATGGAACATCAGACACTGGTAAAGTATATCCTGAAGAAATCAAAGAGGGAACTACATTCACTAATCCATCCACTGTTGACAAAGCAAATACCAACCCTCAGGAAAAACATAATTTGTATATTTCGGAAGCTGAACTGCAGATGCATCAAGCTCAGACACCATTGTGGGCAAAACCAGAG ATATACTTTCAATCAATGGTGATGGATGACATCAACATGGCTGATGAAAATGCTTTTGTTGGGGAAGTTGAAATTGAAATGTTGCTAACTCGCATGATTGGAACACGGAAAAAAAGCTTAGTTCCAGTTTTTGATTACCTTCAAAGCTTTAAATTCCAGCAAGCAAG GGTTCCAACTGTAGATAGCAATAACAATGGATGGCTGCTGCATCAGAGGTCAGGTTTGTCTGAAAATGGCCGGCTTTCATGTAGAAGTATTTCTGGCTCTCTTAATTGCATGACCGAAAATGGTGATGCAGTTGATGAACTTCAAAATGGCATAGAAGAAACTAGATTGAATGGTCGTCAGATGCCTTTAGGAACTAAGGGCTTTGTAAATAGAAGTGACAGCCCTAAAACCAACACTCGGCTTGAGATTGTAAATAATAGTGAGAACTCAAGAATGGAAGCTCAACTCAAGTTTGTAAATAATAACAGTGAAGACCTCAATATGGGGAATCTTTTTGGAGATGAAGGTGATGAGTATGATTAG